The following proteins are encoded in a genomic region of Oncorhynchus kisutch isolate 150728-3 linkage group LG6, Okis_V2, whole genome shotgun sequence:
- the LOC109892819 gene encoding protein C-ets-2-like: MCDLSMDQVAPLSTCYRSSLKRQAAFDLFEDPMSLFSGYFLPSDDDQSLQEVPSGLNCFSHDMGPCSVPLLTPCSKAVMSQALKDSFSGFSKVQRCYGISNNPRKWTKQHVMQWLHWAASEFSLANVHFFKFDMNGQELYDLGKESFLDLAPDFVGDILWEHLDQMMKECQEKEESISLSSVVPSVTNWMSSSGFSLEETQCSLKVPDNNDSLLRELFETSAKTALLTPDQEFSMFSKPQLSTVNVSYVRSNPGTGQLSKAFLSQDQSLCSLESVDSIEGPESMLHSWGSQSSLADNQRVPSHDSFEDEYNSSPLSLEKQGLSFKDYVQERNEPVELGKPVIAAAVLAGFTGSGPIQLWQFLLELLTDKSCQAIISWTGDGWEFKLTDPDEVARRWGRRKNKPKMNYEKLSRGLRYYYDKNIIHKTSGKRYVYRFVCDLQNLLGYSAEELHIMLGVQPDTED, from the exons ATGTGTGACCTCAGCATGGACCAAGTGGCCCCTCTGTCGACTTGCTACCGGTCCAGCCTCAAG CGGCAGGCAGCCTTTGACCTGTTTGAAGATCCCATGTCTCTGTTCTCTGGATACTTCCTCCCCTCAGACGATGACCAGTCTCTTCAGGAGGTGCCCTCTGGCCTCAACTGTTTCTCACATG ACATGGGCCCCTGCTCTGTTCCCCTGTTGACCCCTTGCAGTAAGGCAGTGATGAGTCAGGCCCTGAAGGACAGTTTCAGTGGCTTCTCCAAGGTCCAACGTTGCTATGGCATCTCCAACA aCCCTCGTAAGTGGACCAAGCAGCATGTGATGCAGTGGCTGCACTGGGCGGCCAGTGAGTTCAGCCTGGCCAACGTCCATTTCTTTAAGTTTGACATGAACGGCCAGGAGCTGTATGACCTGGGTAAGGAGAGCTTCCTGGACCTGGCTCCAGACTTTGTGGGCGACATCCTGTGGGAGCACCTGGACCAGATGATGAAAG AGTGTCAAGAGAAAGAAGAATCCATAAGCCTCAGCAGTGTTGTGCCCTCCGTAACTAACTGGATGAGCTCTAGCG GCTTTAGTCTGGAGGAGACCCAGTGTTCCCTGAAGGTGCCTGACAACAACGACAGTCTGCTTAGAGAGCTGTTTGAGACCTCAGCAAAGACCGCCCTGCTGACTCCAGATCAGgagttctccatgttctccaagCCCCAGCTGAGCACGGTCAACGTCAGCTACGTCAGGAGCAACCCAGGCACAGGGCAGCTCTCCAAAGCCT TCTTGTCCCAGGACCAGAGTTTGTGTTCATTGGAGAGTGTGGATAGCATCGAGGGGCCAGAGTCCATGCTGCACTCCTGGGGCAGCCAATCCTCCCTGGCGGACAACCAGAGGGTGCCGTCCCACGACAGCTTTGAGGATGAGTACAACAGCAGCCCACTGAGTCTGGAGAAGCAGGGCCTGTCCTTCAAGGACTACGTCCAGGAGAGGAACGAGCCTGTGGAATTGGGAAAGCCTGTCATAGCTGCTGCAGTGCTGGCTGGCTTTACTG GAAGTGGTCCTATCCAGCTGTGGCAGTTCCTGCTGGAGCTCCTGACTGATAAGAGTTGTCAGGCCATCATCAGCTGGACCGGAGACGGCTGGGAGTTCAAACTCACCGACCCAGATGAG gtggCTAGACGCTGGGGACGCAGGAAGAACAAGCCCAAGATGAATTACGAGAAGCTGAGCCGTGGCCTGCGATACTATTACGACAAGAACATAATCCACAAGACATCGGGCAAACGCTACGTCTACCGCTTCGTCTGCGACCTGCAGAACCTTCTGGGCTACTCGGCCGAAGAGCTCCACATCATGCTGGGGGTCCAGCCTGACACTGAGGATTGA